From a region of the Chloroflexaceae bacterium genome:
- a CDS encoding aminoacyl-tRNA deacylase encodes VAVAAAIGVPATCVFKTLVVIGAGARPALAMVPANCQLDLKRLAALANAKRFEMAPHAEAERLTGLRVGGIGALALVAKRWPSYLDESALAHSIIYVNAGQRGVMIGIAPNDLARVVGATVAAIATHPSS; translated from the coding sequence CAGTGGCAGTGGCGGCGGCGATCGGCGTCCCCGCGACGTGTGTCTTCAAAACGCTGGTCGTCATTGGCGCCGGCGCGCGGCCGGCCTTAGCAATGGTGCCGGCTAACTGTCAGCTTGATCTTAAGCGCCTTGCGGCCTTAGCCAACGCCAAGCGATTTGAGATGGCGCCGCATGCTGAAGCTGAACGCCTAACCGGATTGCGGGTCGGGGGGATTGGCGCATTAGCGCTAGTGGCGAAGCGGTGGCCTTCCTACCTCGATGAGTCGGCGTTGGCGCATTCGATCATCTATGTGAATGCTGGCCAGCGTGGGGTGATGATTGGGATAGCGCCAAACGATCTGGCACGCGTGGTGGGAGCGACCGTGGCAGCGATTGCGACTCATCCATCGTCTTAA
- a CDS encoding glycosyltransferase family 4 protein produces MRILCALTYYRPYTSGLTIYVERLARGLARRGHKVTVLTSQYDPSLPKVELLDGVRVVRAPVLARVSKGVIMPTFGWLATRLSLEHDAMSLHLPQFDAPGLALRGRLLKQPVVLTYHSDL; encoded by the coding sequence ATGCGAATTCTTTGTGCGCTGACCTACTATCGGCCTTACACGAGTGGTCTCACTATCTATGTCGAGCGCTTGGCCCGTGGTTTAGCCCGGCGCGGCCACAAAGTGACCGTACTGACCTCGCAGTATGATCCGAGCTTGCCGAAGGTTGAGTTGCTCGATGGCGTGCGAGTGGTGCGCGCGCCGGTGCTGGCTCGTGTCAGCAAAGGGGTCATTATGCCAACGTTCGGCTGGCTGGCCACTCGCCTGTCGCTCGAACACGACGCGATGAGTCTGCATCTGCCGCAGTTTGATGCGCCGGGATTGGCGTTGCGCGGGCGTTTGCTCAAACAACCAGTCGTCTTGACCTACCACAGCGATCT